The following proteins are encoded in a genomic region of Tumebacillus amylolyticus:
- a CDS encoding ATP-binding protein encodes MKRKLSMILKLLLPALLLLCTTIVLVLVALHAMYDEKREKLSALSATLQHRMETDPSISFASAIGNDELLYQRFQRLLDETFPKSNDLSGSLFVVGTNKIVAYAPIERNPRTLPYTVETALPREFYKLVDTHQPQYYFTTSKIQDVRVYNYAVPLFKGDNVYAVLNVNQSTENIDAQTTVIWVSGLAVCLISLTAWLGLGIRNSRRERHLQREQDNLINWLKTYDGDSLSVETLDSQFDLLKDLPQAFQNAVDLIRFYRHQQRQALDQMPVGLVTLDETGRVVYVNPYFSSLFGYGTEEMRSWTPEFGRSKYRMLDSSQPLREMSTGRRVENRIGLITNSAGEEVPVSVTLRELPKVQDEPTGWLVICYDLSQEFALDRLTQQTQVLLQSVALNVLLLDANLQIEHMSPALCKLVGRRELDLIGQRLPDVTLLQFEEGDHTLIQAVEHVLTRGYREHLPQKLASVLGREYVLEFDLFPILNPLTQEADGCMIFVKDITLYQEWELLSRRVDAHSNYVQMAATIAHEVRNPMTSVRGFLQLLAKDLQGGEHQMYLDVMQAEIDRMNAILTEYLSMARPAQSLEWEGIHLAELVRETFLVLKGEANYRGVELGLKLTEGFRLEGNPRELKQVVINLVRNAFDAIEQPDGRIEIRLNEGVLEIADNGCGMSPAQIERIFEPFFTTKATGTGLGLPVCHKIVESHNGTLEVTSEPGVGTVFTIRF; translated from the coding sequence ATGAAACGCAAACTATCAATGATTTTGAAGCTGCTTCTTCCGGCCTTGCTCTTGCTCTGTACGACGATTGTTTTGGTTCTGGTCGCGCTCCATGCCATGTATGACGAAAAACGGGAGAAGTTATCAGCCCTCTCTGCCACGTTGCAACACCGGATGGAGACCGATCCGAGTATTTCCTTTGCTTCTGCCATTGGCAATGACGAATTGTTGTACCAACGCTTCCAACGGTTGCTGGATGAGACATTTCCAAAATCCAATGACTTGAGCGGCTCTCTGTTCGTCGTCGGGACGAACAAAATCGTAGCGTACGCGCCCATCGAACGAAACCCGCGCACGTTGCCCTACACCGTAGAGACCGCCCTGCCGCGAGAGTTTTATAAGTTGGTGGACACTCACCAGCCGCAATATTATTTCACCACTTCAAAAATTCAAGATGTTCGCGTGTACAACTACGCAGTCCCGCTCTTCAAAGGGGACAACGTCTATGCCGTCCTGAACGTCAACCAATCCACGGAAAATATCGACGCCCAAACGACGGTGATCTGGGTGTCCGGGCTTGCGGTCTGCTTGATTTCCTTGACCGCGTGGTTGGGACTTGGCATTCGAAACTCCCGTCGAGAACGACATTTGCAACGCGAACAGGACAACTTGATCAACTGGTTAAAAACGTACGACGGCGACTCGCTGTCTGTAGAAACACTCGACTCGCAATTCGACCTGCTCAAAGACCTCCCGCAAGCGTTCCAAAACGCCGTCGACCTCATCCGCTTTTACCGTCACCAGCAACGTCAAGCACTTGATCAGATGCCGGTGGGGCTGGTCACGCTGGATGAAACCGGGCGGGTCGTGTATGTGAACCCGTACTTCTCCAGTCTGTTTGGATATGGCACGGAAGAGATGCGTTCCTGGACACCGGAGTTTGGACGTTCCAAGTACAGAATGTTGGACAGCTCGCAACCGTTGCGGGAGATGAGCACTGGTCGCCGTGTGGAGAACCGTATCGGCTTGATCACGAACTCCGCCGGTGAGGAAGTTCCGGTCTCCGTCACCCTCCGCGAACTCCCGAAAGTTCAGGACGAACCCACGGGCTGGTTGGTGATCTGCTACGACCTCTCCCAAGAATTCGCTCTCGACCGCCTGACCCAGCAGACGCAAGTGTTGCTGCAATCGGTGGCGTTGAACGTCTTGCTGTTGGATGCAAACTTGCAGATTGAGCACATGTCGCCGGCGCTGTGCAAACTGGTCGGCCGACGCGAGCTCGATTTGATCGGACAGCGCTTGCCCGATGTGACGCTCCTGCAGTTCGAAGAAGGCGATCACACGTTGATTCAGGCGGTGGAACACGTGCTGACACGAGGCTACCGCGAACACCTGCCTCAAAAGCTAGCGTCGGTGCTCGGACGCGAGTACGTGTTGGAATTCGATTTGTTCCCGATCTTGAACCCGTTGACCCAAGAAGCGGACGGGTGCATGATCTTTGTCAAAGACATCACCCTCTACCAAGAATGGGAACTCTTGTCCCGCCGTGTCGATGCGCACTCCAACTATGTGCAGATGGCGGCGACCATCGCCCACGAAGTTCGCAACCCGATGACGTCGGTGCGCGGGTTCTTGCAGTTGCTGGCGAAGGACTTGCAAGGCGGCGAACACCAGATGTACCTCGATGTCATGCAAGCGGAAATCGACCGCATGAACGCCATCTTGACCGAGTATCTCAGCATGGCACGCCCCGCGCAGTCGCTCGAATGGGAAGGAATTCATCTGGCGGAACTGGTGCGCGAAACGTTCCTCGTGTTGAAAGGCGAAGCGAACTATCGCGGCGTGGAATTGGGCTTGAAGTTGACGGAAGGTTTCCGGTTGGAAGGCAATCCGCGCGAGTTGAAGCAAGTCGTGATCAACCTCGTGCGCAATGCGTTCGATGCGATTGAACAGCCGGACGGCCGAATCGAGATTCGCCTGAACGAAGGAGTGCTGGAGATCGCCGACAACGGCTGCGGGATGAGCCCCGCGCAGATCGAGCGCATCTTCGAACCGTTCTTCACCACCAAAGCCACAGGCACTGGCCTCGGCCTGCCCGTCTGCCACAAGATCGTCGAGTCCCACAACGGC
- a CDS encoding DEAD/DEAH box helicase: MKTLMNLDLLLDEWKRTESFMRNVTHWRVYPSQEAVYADFPFVMDERLQDSLKKKGIRQLYSHQAQAFDTVQRGKNAVVVTPTASGKTLCYNLPVLNRLLHDPSARALYLFPTKALSQDQMKELHDMVEHLEQDIKTFTYDGDTPVTARQAIRQAGHIVVTNPDMLHSGILPHHTKWVKLFENLQYVVIDEIHMYRGVFGSHVANVIRRLKRVCNFYGSNPQFICCSATIANPRELAVELFGEEFELIDQSGAPRGEKHFIFYNPPVVNQQLGIRRSSLLEARRIATSLLTNDIQTIVFTKARTQVEVMLTYLKESTAGVVPQKSVRGYRGGYLPNERREIERGLRGGDVRGVVSTNALELGIDIGSLEACVITGYPGTIASVWQQAGRAGRRHEKAVTVLVASSAPLDQYIIQHPEYFFEGSPEHAWVHPENLIILVDHIKCAAYELPFEQGEEFGVATTEEVLDFLVEERVLNKASDERYYWMNDSLPSHNISLRSAAQENVLIIDMTEQNRVIGETDRFSALTTLHEKAIYIHEGIQFQVEKLDLEYGKAFVRKVDSDYYTDAELAVQLTVLDEFKHADGGSVQHGFGEVAVNALPTIYKKIKFDTHENLGWGKIHLPEAELHTMSYWISYDESFTKDMSKEDIESGLVGTANLVKGVAPIYLMCAPGDLHVQPQVRAVHTQAPTVFLYDSYPGGIGLADKLYGVRGLLFQSALAMLNDCSCESGCPSCVGPVEIVGENGKAVTRRFLEAVQE; the protein is encoded by the coding sequence ATGAAAACACTCATGAACCTCGATCTGTTGCTCGACGAGTGGAAGCGCACCGAGTCGTTCATGCGCAATGTCACGCACTGGCGCGTGTACCCGTCGCAAGAGGCCGTCTACGCAGACTTCCCGTTCGTCATGGACGAACGCCTCCAAGACTCGTTGAAGAAAAAAGGCATCCGCCAACTCTACTCGCACCAAGCACAGGCATTCGACACCGTCCAGCGGGGCAAAAACGCCGTCGTCGTCACTCCGACCGCGTCCGGCAAGACGCTCTGCTACAACTTGCCCGTGCTCAACCGCCTGCTCCACGACCCGTCCGCCCGTGCTCTCTATCTGTTCCCGACCAAAGCACTCTCTCAGGATCAGATGAAAGAACTGCACGACATGGTGGAACATCTGGAGCAAGACATCAAGACGTTCACCTACGACGGCGACACGCCGGTCACCGCCCGCCAAGCGATTCGTCAAGCGGGGCATATCGTCGTGACCAACCCCGACATGTTGCACTCCGGGATTCTGCCGCACCATACGAAGTGGGTGAAGCTGTTTGAGAACTTACAGTATGTCGTCATTGACGAAATTCATATGTACCGCGGCGTGTTCGGCTCTCATGTCGCCAACGTCATTCGACGTTTGAAGCGCGTTTGCAATTTTTACGGCTCCAACCCGCAATTCATCTGCTGTTCGGCGACGATCGCCAATCCGCGGGAACTTGCGGTGGAGCTGTTCGGCGAGGAATTTGAACTGATCGATCAATCGGGGGCGCCGCGCGGGGAGAAGCACTTCATTTTTTACAACCCGCCCGTCGTCAACCAGCAGCTCGGCATCCGCCGCAGTTCGCTGTTGGAAGCGCGCCGCATCGCGACGAGTTTGCTGACCAACGACATTCAAACCATCGTCTTCACCAAAGCGCGTACGCAGGTGGAAGTGATGCTGACTTATTTGAAGGAAAGCACCGCCGGCGTCGTGCCGCAAAAGTCTGTTCGAGGGTATCGCGGGGGCTACTTGCCCAACGAACGCCGCGAAATTGAACGGGGGCTTCGGGGCGGCGACGTTCGCGGCGTCGTTTCGACCAACGCGCTGGAACTCGGCATCGACATCGGATCGCTCGAAGCGTGCGTCATCACGGGCTACCCCGGTACGATTGCCTCCGTCTGGCAACAGGCCGGACGTGCCGGACGTCGACACGAAAAAGCGGTGACCGTACTCGTCGCTTCGTCTGCCCCTCTCGATCAGTATATTATTCAACATCCCGAGTATTTCTTCGAAGGCTCGCCGGAACACGCATGGGTCCATCCGGAGAATTTGATCATCCTCGTGGACCATATCAAGTGTGCCGCCTATGAGTTGCCGTTTGAACAGGGGGAGGAGTTCGGCGTGGCGACGACCGAGGAAGTCTTGGACTTTCTCGTCGAAGAGCGCGTGCTGAACAAAGCGTCGGACGAGCGGTACTACTGGATGAACGACTCGCTCCCCAGCCACAACATCTCGCTTCGTTCCGCCGCCCAAGAAAACGTTCTGATCATCGACATGACGGAGCAAAACCGCGTCATCGGCGAGACGGATCGGTTCTCCGCGCTGACCACCCTGCATGAAAAAGCGATCTACATCCACGAAGGCATCCAATTCCAAGTCGAGAAACTCGATCTCGAATACGGCAAAGCGTTCGTACGCAAAGTAGACAGCGACTACTACACAGATGCGGAGCTTGCGGTGCAACTGACCGTCCTCGACGAATTCAAGCATGCGGACGGCGGATCGGTGCAACACGGCTTCGGCGAAGTGGCGGTGAACGCACTGCCGACCATCTACAAAAAAATCAAATTCGACACCCACGAGAACCTCGGCTGGGGCAAAATTCACCTGCCCGAAGCGGAACTGCACACGATGTCCTACTGGATCTCCTATGACGAATCCTTCACCAAGGACATGAGCAAGGAAGACATCGAGAGCGGGCTCGTCGGCACCGCGAATCTAGTAAAAGGCGTCGCCCCGATCTACCTCATGTGCGCACCGGGCGACCTGCACGTCCAACCGCAAGTTCGCGCCGTCCACACGCAGGCCCCGACGGTGTTCCTCTACGACTCCTATCCGGGCGGCATCGGCTTGGCTGACAAGCTCTACGGCGTGCGCGGGCTCCTGTTCCAGTCCGCGTTGGCGATGCTCAACGACTGCTCCTGCGAAAGCGGCTGCCCGTCGTGCGTCGGGCCTGTCGAAATCGTCGGCGAGAACGGCAAAGCCGTGACGCGCCGCTTTTTGGAAGCTGTGCAAGAATAG
- a CDS encoding MFS transporter, with product MTYIEQGTPAFKKATLGMFAGGLNTFAILYSTQPLMPEFSREFGITPTVASLSLSVTTIALAISMLLIGSLSEAWGRKPVMMCSLFAASVFAVLTAFAPNFHVLLGARILLGIVLAGLPAIAMAYLGEEMDPKSLGVAMGLYISGNSIGGMGGRIIVGMLTDFFNWRVALAGIGLLSVIASVLFWLILPPSRNFRPQPLKIGLLLRSMGSHLKDPGLLCLYGIGFLLMGSFVMLYNYISYQLIQPPFSLSQTLVGWIFIVYIVGTFSSTWMGRLADRYGRRKVLWIALLIMLVGAAVTLSTYLPLKIAGIAVFTFGFFGGHSIASSWVGRRATHDKAQASSLYLFFYYAGSSIGGTIGGLFWISFGWGGVVAAIACLLALSLMLSLRLSHIPLRTEKKSSH from the coding sequence ATGACGTATATCGAACAGGGTACGCCCGCTTTTAAAAAAGCCACGCTCGGCATGTTTGCCGGTGGCTTGAACACGTTTGCCATCCTCTACAGCACGCAGCCGCTCATGCCGGAGTTCTCCCGCGAATTTGGCATCACGCCCACAGTCGCAAGTCTGTCGCTGTCCGTCACGACCATCGCGCTGGCGATCTCGATGTTGCTGATCGGCTCGCTGTCCGAAGCGTGGGGCCGCAAGCCGGTGATGATGTGCTCGCTGTTCGCCGCTTCGGTTTTCGCTGTGCTGACGGCGTTCGCTCCAAACTTTCACGTCTTGCTCGGGGCGCGGATTCTGCTTGGCATCGTGCTGGCGGGACTGCCCGCGATTGCGATGGCGTATCTGGGCGAAGAGATGGACCCGAAAAGCCTCGGCGTGGCGATGGGCTTGTACATCAGCGGAAACTCAATCGGCGGGATGGGCGGTCGGATCATCGTCGGGATGCTGACCGACTTTTTCAACTGGCGGGTGGCACTGGCGGGGATCGGATTGCTGAGTGTCATCGCGTCGGTGCTGTTCTGGCTGATCTTGCCGCCGTCGCGCAACTTTCGGCCGCAACCGCTCAAGATCGGGCTCCTGCTTCGCTCGATGGGCAGCCATCTGAAAGACCCGGGCTTGCTGTGCTTGTACGGCATCGGATTTCTGCTCATGGGGAGTTTCGTCATGCTGTACAACTACATCTCGTACCAGTTGATCCAGCCGCCGTTCTCGTTGAGCCAGACGCTGGTCGGTTGGATTTTTATCGTGTACATCGTGGGGACGTTTTCCTCGACGTGGATGGGGCGGTTGGCCGACCGCTACGGACGGCGCAAGGTGTTGTGGATTGCGCTGCTCATCATGCTGGTCGGGGCGGCGGTGACGCTTTCGACGTACCTGCCGCTCAAGATCGCGGGGATCGCGGTGTTCACGTTCGGCTTCTTCGGCGGGCACTCCATCGCCTCTTCGTGGGTAGGGAGAAGGGCGACGCATGACAAAGCGCAGGCTTCGTCGCTCTACTTGTTCTTCTATTACGCGGGGTCGAGCATCGGAGGGACGATCGGCGGGCTGTTTTGGATTTCGTTTGGCTGGGGCGGCGTGGTCGCGGCGATTGCGTGCCTGCTGGCTTTGTCGCTGATGCTCTCGTTGCGCTTGTCCCACATTCCGTTGCGTACAGAAAAAAAGAGCTCCCACTAG
- a CDS encoding GNAT family N-acetyltransferase, protein MIRTLVPADAEAYWELRLRGLQEHPEAFSDSYDEALDRPNPIETYAERFSNPSVSFTLGAFDDNNNLLGVVTIVRETRRKIRHKASLMAMYVATESRGQGLAQALIKSAVEQTKEQLDGVEQINLAVTQKNTPALNLYTKLGFQTYGTEKRALRICDLYFDDILMALPLT, encoded by the coding sequence ATGATTCGTACCCTCGTACCAGCAGACGCCGAAGCCTATTGGGAGTTGCGATTGCGTGGACTCCAAGAACATCCGGAAGCTTTTTCCGACTCCTACGACGAAGCGCTCGACCGCCCCAATCCGATTGAAACGTACGCCGAGCGCTTCTCGAATCCGTCCGTCTCGTTCACCCTCGGGGCGTTTGACGACAACAACAACCTCCTCGGCGTCGTGACGATCGTCCGCGAGACGCGTCGCAAGATCCGCCACAAAGCAAGTCTCATGGCGATGTACGTCGCCACCGAGAGCCGTGGTCAAGGCTTGGCACAAGCTCTGATCAAATCGGCGGTGGAGCAAACCAAGGAGCAACTCGACGGCGTTGAACAGATCAACCTCGCCGTCACCCAAAAAAACACGCCCGCTCTCAACCTCTACACCAAGCTAGGATTCCAAACGTACGGCACCGAAAAACGCGCCCTGCGCATTTGCGACCTGTACTTCGACGATATCTTGATGGCCTTGCCGCTGACGTAA
- a CDS encoding bifunctional GNAT family N-acetyltransferase/GrpB family protein, which yields MLTFCAIDPERDRALIVPNRRDSFVASFGTDESYGRDEDYLSWLAMRREQFPLGQVLAFEGRECVGQLELTLREGGQMGYVNLYYLRPEYRGRGYGKRLHEYVEQFFRPFQVQKLELRVAQTNARAIRFYEKMGFEVLYEEELREHKVYRMRKDLREKVEIVEYDPAWAALYELERDALVNALGEDIAAIEHIGSTAVPGLGAKPILDIQIGLREMVPAIVFEERLQRMGYRHHPTADDPTRRHFFVKGMPRTHHLHIVPADSWDWERHVLFRDLLREQPETRTEYEELKQHLAMRFGQDRGAYTEGKTAFIEGIIEKAKQGRA from the coding sequence ATGTTGACGTTTTGCGCGATTGATCCGGAGCGGGATCGTGCGTTGATCGTCCCGAATCGACGGGATTCGTTCGTCGCGAGTTTTGGAACGGACGAGAGTTATGGGCGAGATGAAGATTATCTGTCGTGGCTTGCGATGCGTCGCGAACAGTTTCCGCTCGGACAAGTGCTGGCGTTTGAAGGCCGCGAGTGTGTCGGGCAGCTGGAGTTGACGCTTCGAGAGGGCGGGCAGATGGGCTACGTGAATCTGTACTACTTGCGTCCCGAGTATCGGGGGCGTGGATATGGAAAGCGACTGCACGAGTATGTGGAGCAGTTTTTCCGGCCGTTTCAGGTGCAGAAATTGGAGCTGCGGGTGGCGCAGACGAACGCGCGGGCCATTCGATTTTATGAAAAAATGGGATTTGAAGTGCTGTACGAGGAAGAGTTGCGCGAACACAAAGTCTATCGGATGCGCAAGGATTTGCGGGAGAAAGTCGAGATTGTGGAGTACGACCCGGCGTGGGCGGCGCTGTACGAATTGGAGCGCGATGCGTTGGTGAACGCGCTGGGGGAGGACATCGCCGCGATTGAACACATCGGGAGCACGGCCGTTCCGGGGCTTGGGGCCAAGCCGATCCTCGACATCCAGATCGGATTGCGGGAGATGGTGCCGGCCATTGTGTTCGAGGAGCGTCTGCAACGAATGGGCTATCGACATCATCCAACGGCCGACGACCCGACACGCCGGCACTTTTTCGTCAAAGGCATGCCGCGAACCCATCATCTGCACATCGTGCCGGCAGACAGTTGGGATTGGGAACGACATGTGCTGTTCCGTGATCTTCTTCGCGAGCAGCCGGAGACGAGGACGGAGTATGAAGAGTTGAAGCAACACCTCGCGATGCGGTTCGGGCAAGATCGGGGCGCGTATACGGAGGGCAAGACGGCATTCATTGAAGGAATCATAGAAAAAGCGAAGCAAGGGCGGGCGTAG
- a CDS encoding DUF309 domain-containing protein encodes MREQVREFVRLFNGERDFYECHELFELAWKAESQEPLKSFYKAMVQVATAQFKLNQGYMRGFRKLYGYGFGVLEALPDVYEGLDVARLRQEWTAQLHRLPEADTIEPGTFREYGLDYLTLDVQESGK; translated from the coding sequence GTGAGAGAGCAAGTGAGGGAGTTTGTCCGGCTGTTTAACGGGGAGCGCGACTTTTATGAGTGTCACGAGCTGTTCGAATTGGCGTGGAAAGCGGAGTCGCAGGAGCCGCTGAAGTCGTTTTACAAAGCGATGGTGCAGGTGGCGACTGCGCAGTTCAAGCTGAATCAGGGCTATATGCGCGGCTTTCGGAAGTTGTACGGGTATGGCTTCGGGGTGTTGGAAGCATTGCCGGATGTCTACGAAGGGCTGGATGTGGCACGCTTGCGACAGGAGTGGACGGCGCAACTGCATCGGTTGCCCGAGGCGGACACCATCGAGCCGGGGACGTTTCGCGAATATGGGTTGGATTACCTGACTCTCGACGTGCAGGAATCGGGGAAGTAA
- a CDS encoding ribonuclease H-like domain-containing protein, with protein sequence MRSLRDRLKSYKKDIAPGAVATDAQLDGEHGERGLDAELIETFLTEVEAEVAGLPESALEVAIPGVVEQTPFGPCYYRDVRFDVLTLHGHYPLARTRQLPLSVLQKVCKVKSADVLTWEDVCFFDTETTGLGSGAGNFIFLFGLGFYEEDEFVVRQYFLREYAEERALLWSLGVLLGRFQAMVSFNGKGFDWKLLETRCTLARMELLPTTHLDLLPPARRLWKKVLANCRLITLEQEVLGFARVDDTPGAMAPELYFAYQTDLDARRMTGIFTHNVHDILTLVTLSYHMGLMIEEPLHAATHPEELFGLSRWYEEWSQGEISEACLVRVTEMEESDDYVREALWKLSLHHKRLQRHDKAALLWHELLTGPALWQTAPRVELAKYYEHKVRDYQQALTLTEETLELVQNRKLVLRSLTVEHELQELTHRRDRLMRKLTRESSTRQGEVPEHETPFTLGH encoded by the coding sequence ATGCGCAGTCTGCGGGATCGACTCAAATCGTACAAGAAAGACATCGCCCCGGGGGCGGTGGCGACAGATGCACAACTAGACGGAGAGCACGGCGAGCGAGGTCTCGATGCGGAGTTGATCGAGACTTTTTTGACGGAAGTGGAGGCAGAGGTTGCCGGATTGCCGGAGTCCGCGCTTGAAGTCGCGATCCCGGGCGTCGTGGAGCAGACGCCGTTTGGCCCGTGTTACTACCGCGATGTGCGGTTCGATGTGCTGACGTTGCACGGACATTATCCGCTCGCCCGCACGAGGCAGTTGCCTCTGTCGGTGCTCCAGAAAGTCTGCAAGGTCAAGAGCGCAGATGTCCTTACGTGGGAGGACGTCTGCTTTTTTGACACGGAGACGACAGGGTTGGGGTCGGGCGCGGGGAATTTTATTTTTTTGTTTGGGTTAGGGTTTTATGAGGAAGACGAGTTTGTGGTGCGGCAGTATTTTTTGCGGGAGTATGCGGAGGAGCGGGCGTTGCTGTGGTCGCTAGGCGTTTTGCTCGGCAGGTTTCAGGCGATGGTCTCGTTCAACGGGAAGGGCTTCGACTGGAAACTGCTGGAGACCCGCTGCACGCTGGCTCGCATGGAGTTGCTCCCGACGACGCATCTCGACCTCTTGCCCCCGGCGAGACGCTTATGGAAAAAAGTGCTCGCCAACTGCCGGCTGATCACCTTGGAACAGGAAGTGCTGGGGTTTGCGCGCGTGGATGATACGCCGGGCGCGATGGCGCCGGAGTTGTACTTTGCCTATCAGACCGACTTGGATGCACGGCGGATGACGGGGATTTTTACCCATAACGTCCACGATATCTTGACGTTGGTGACGTTGTCGTATCACATGGGGTTGATGATTGAAGAACCTCTGCACGCCGCCACGCATCCGGAGGAGTTGTTCGGGTTGTCGCGCTGGTATGAGGAGTGGTCGCAAGGAGAGATATCCGAAGCCTGTCTAGTGCGGGTGACGGAGATGGAGGAGAGCGACGACTACGTGCGCGAAGCGCTCTGGAAACTCTCGCTGCACCACAAACGTCTCCAACGCCATGACAAAGCCGCTCTGCTCTGGCATGAACTGCTCACGGGCCCCGCTCTCTGGCAGACGGCGCCCCGTGTGGAACTTGCGAAGTATTACGAACACAAAGTCCGCGATTACCAACAAGCCCTCACGCTGACGGAAGAGACCCTCGAACTGGTGCAGAACCGCAAGCTCGTCTTGCGCTCGCTGACGGTCGAGCATGAACTGCAAGAGTTGACTCACAGAAGAGACCGCTTGATGAGGAAGTTGACACGCGAATCGAGTACAAGACAAGGGGAGGTGCCGGAGCATGAAACTCCTTTTACTCTGGGACATTGA
- a CDS encoding HAD family hydrolase codes for MKLLLLWDIDGTLIHCRGCGKRAMEQAFQQIYGVEDAFRGIGMAGGLDLHFLEAAFSKHGLEVAGPAKLPDFFKLYYSELEREADTEDNILLQGVVSILERTEREPTWYNALGTGNLEQGARIKLDVHDLNRFFPVGGFCVEAVDRAVMLQQGVENASAHYGTPFAPEHVIVIGDTDRDIAAARAIGARVVAVATGGCTYESLEALQPDLLLRDLAQPQLLYDFLRQIV; via the coding sequence ATGAAACTCCTTTTACTCTGGGACATTGACGGTACGCTGATCCACTGCCGGGGCTGTGGCAAGCGGGCGATGGAGCAGGCGTTTCAGCAGATCTATGGCGTGGAGGACGCATTTCGCGGCATCGGCATGGCAGGCGGACTCGACCTGCACTTTCTCGAAGCCGCTTTTTCCAAGCACGGTCTGGAAGTCGCAGGGCCAGCCAAACTGCCCGACTTCTTCAAGCTCTACTACTCCGAACTCGAACGGGAAGCTGACACCGAGGACAACATCTTGCTCCAAGGCGTCGTCTCGATTTTGGAGCGCACCGAAAGGGAACCGACTTGGTACAACGCGTTGGGTACAGGAAATCTCGAACAGGGAGCTCGGATCAAACTCGACGTCCACGATCTCAATCGGTTCTTCCCCGTCGGCGGGTTTTGCGTGGAGGCTGTCGATCGTGCCGTCATGCTCCAACAGGGCGTCGAAAACGCCTCCGCGCACTATGGGACGCCGTTTGCTCCCGAGCATGTCATCGTCATCGGCGATACGGATCGAGACATCGCGGCCGCCCGGGCCATCGGAGCCCGTGTGGTTGCCGTGGCGACGGGAGGCTGTACATACGAGTCCTTGGAAGCGCTCCAACCGGACCTCCTGCTGCGCGACTTGGCGCAACCCCAACTGCTTTATGACTTTCTCCGCCAAATCGTGTAA
- a CDS encoding adenosylhomocysteinase, translating into MITDLKLAPQGQLKIDWVAQHMPLLNTLKEEFQRELPFKGKKVVICLHLEAKTAYLALVVKAGGADVCVCASNVLSTQDDVVAALVDNGITAYAKYGASTEEYHLHINKALDYNPDVIIDDGGDLVSTLHSDPARAQQLKTIQGGCEETTTGILRLKALANEGALKFPMVAVNDAFCKYLFDNRYGTGQSVWDGIMRTTNLVVAGKTAVIVGYGWCGKGCAMRAKGLGARVIVTEIDPIKAVEAIMDGHEVMPIVEAAKHGDFFVTVTGNKDCITREAFEVMKDGAILCNAGHFDVEISKPDLNELAVKQREVRRNIQEYTFADNRRVFLLAEGRLVNLAAGDGHPAEVMDMTFALQALGLRWIAENGRNLKADVYSVPAEMDRYVADLRLKTWNVNIDKLSEEQERYLNSWAE; encoded by the coding sequence ATGATTACGGACCTGAAGCTTGCCCCGCAAGGCCAGCTGAAAATTGACTGGGTTGCACAACATATGCCGCTTTTGAACACGCTCAAGGAAGAGTTTCAACGCGAACTTCCTTTCAAAGGGAAAAAAGTCGTCATCTGCCTCCACCTCGAAGCGAAAACCGCCTACCTCGCACTCGTTGTCAAAGCGGGCGGCGCGGATGTGTGCGTCTGCGCATCGAACGTGCTCTCGACGCAAGATGATGTCGTGGCGGCGCTCGTCGACAACGGGATTACCGCCTACGCGAAGTACGGCGCTTCCACCGAAGAGTACCACCTGCACATCAACAAAGCTCTCGATTACAATCCGGACGTCATCATCGACGACGGCGGCGACCTCGTGTCCACCTTGCACAGCGACCCGGCTCGTGCCCAACAGCTGAAGACCATCCAAGGCGGTTGCGAAGAAACCACCACCGGCATCCTGCGCCTCAAAGCTCTCGCAAACGAAGGCGCACTGAAATTCCCGATGGTTGCCGTCAACGACGCGTTCTGCAAATATCTGTTCGACAACCGCTACGGCACCGGCCAATCCGTATGGGACGGCATCATGCGCACCACCAACCTCGTCGTCGCAGGGAAAACGGCTGTCATCGTCGGCTACGGCTGGTGCGGCAAGGGTTGCGCGATGCGTGCCAAGGGCCTTGGCGCACGCGTCATCGTTACGGAAATTGACCCGATCAAAGCGGTGGAAGCGATCATGGACGGCCATGAAGTGATGCCGATCGTGGAAGCGGCGAAACACGGCGATTTCTTTGTCACCGTAACGGGGAACAAGGACTGCATCACCCGTGAAGCGTTTGAAGTCATGAAGGACGGCGCGATTCTGTGCAACGCCGGCCACTTCGACGTGGAAATTTCCAAGCCGGACCTCAATGAACTGGCTGTGAAGCAACGCGAAGTCCGCCGCAACATCCAAGAATACACGTTCGCAGACAACCGTCGTGTGTTCCTGCTCGCAGAAGGCCGCCTCGTCAACCTCGCGGCGGGCGACGGCCATCCGGCTGAAGTGATGGACATGACGTTCGCGCTGCAAGCACTCGGCCTGCGTTGGATTGCGGAAAACGGCCGCAACCTCAAAGCGGACGTCTACTCCGTACCGGCCGAAATGGACCGCTACGTGGCAGACCTGCGTCTGAAGACATGGAATGTCAACATCGACAAGCTTTCCGAAGAGCAAGAGCGTTACCTGAACTCGTGGGCTGAATAA